In a single window of the Bos taurus isolate L1 Dominette 01449 registration number 42190680 breed Hereford chromosome 23, ARS-UCD2.0, whole genome shotgun sequence genome:
- the CRIP3 gene encoding cysteine-rich protein 3 isoform X2, which yields MSWTCPRCQQPVFFAEKVSSLGKNWHPFCLKCEHCHSVLSPGGHAEHNGRPYCHKPCYGALFGPRGVNIGGVGSYLYKPPTPTPASITHLSPSSFSPPRPRTGLPQGKKTETVMSLGRNWHRPCLRCQRCRKTLTAGSHAEVSRAGVGDYAGGRLKKSQAETSLFFSVSQHDGAPYCHIPCYGYLFGPKGVNIGDVGCYIYDPVEIKSK from the exons ATGAGCTGGACCTGCCCGCGTTGTCAGCAACCCGTTTTCTTTG CAGAGAAAGTGAGCTCCCTGGGCAAGAACTGGCACCCATTCTGCCTGAAATGTGAGCACTGCCACAGCGTCCTGTCCCCAGGAGGGCATGCAGAG CACAACGGAAGGCCGTATTGCCACAAACCATGCTATGGGGCTCTCTTTGGACCCAGAG GGGTGAACATTGGTGGTGTGGGCTCCTACCTCTACAAACCTCCCACTCCCACACCTGCCAGCATCACTCACCTTAGCCCCAGCAGCTTCAGCCCCCCCAGGCCCAGGACTGGCCTCCCTCAGGGCAAGAAAA CTGAGACGGTGATGTCTTTGGGCAGAAATTGGCACCGACCCTGTCTGAGGTGCCAGCGGTGCCGGAAGACCCTAACTGCTGGGAGTCACGCTGAGGTgagcagggcaggggtgggtgaCTATGCTGGAGGGAGGCTGAAAAAGAGCCAAGCTGAGacgtctctctttttctctgtgtccCAGCATGACGGCGCCCCCTACTGCCACATTCCCTGCTATGGCTACCTGTTTGGCCCCAAAG GTGTGAACATTGGTGATGTGGGCTGCTACATCTATGACCCCGTGGAGATAAAATCTAAATGA
- the CRIP3 gene encoding cysteine-rich protein 3 isoform X1, translated as MSWTCPRCQQPVFFAEKVSSLGKNWHPFCLKCEHCHSVLSPGGHAEHNGRPYCHKPCYGALFGPRGVNIGGVGSYLYKPPTPTPASITHLSPSSFSPPRPRTGLPQGKKSPPHMKTFTGETSLCPGCEEPVYFAETVMSLGRNWHRPCLRCQRCRKTLTAGSHAEVSRAGVGDYAGGRLKKSQAETSLFFSVSQHDGAPYCHIPCYGYLFGPKGVNIGDVGCYIYDPVEIKSK; from the exons ATGAGCTGGACCTGCCCGCGTTGTCAGCAACCCGTTTTCTTTG CAGAGAAAGTGAGCTCCCTGGGCAAGAACTGGCACCCATTCTGCCTGAAATGTGAGCACTGCCACAGCGTCCTGTCCCCAGGAGGGCATGCAGAG CACAACGGAAGGCCGTATTGCCACAAACCATGCTATGGGGCTCTCTTTGGACCCAGAG GGGTGAACATTGGTGGTGTGGGCTCCTACCTCTACAAACCTCCCACTCCCACACCTGCCAGCATCACTCACCTTAGCCCCAGCAGCTTCAGCCCCCCCAGGCCCAGGACTGGCCTCCCTCAGGGCAAGAAAA GCCCTCCCCACATGAAGACATTCACTGGGGAGACCTCGTTGTGCCCAGGCTGTGAGGAACCCGTCTATTTTG CTGAGACGGTGATGTCTTTGGGCAGAAATTGGCACCGACCCTGTCTGAGGTGCCAGCGGTGCCGGAAGACCCTAACTGCTGGGAGTCACGCTGAGGTgagcagggcaggggtgggtgaCTATGCTGGAGGGAGGCTGAAAAAGAGCCAAGCTGAGacgtctctctttttctctgtgtccCAGCATGACGGCGCCCCCTACTGCCACATTCCCTGCTATGGCTACCTGTTTGGCCCCAAAG GTGTGAACATTGGTGATGTGGGCTGCTACATCTATGACCCCGTGGAGATAAAATCTAAATGA
- the CRIP3 gene encoding cysteine-rich protein 3, whose protein sequence is MSWTCPRCQQPVFFAEKVSSLGKNWHPFCLKCEHCHSVLSPGGHAEHNGRPYCHKPCYGALFGPRGVNIGGVGSYLYKPPTPTPASITHLSPSSFSPPRPRTGLPQGKKSPPHMKTFTGETSLCPGCEEPVYFAETVMSLGRNWHRPCLRCQRCRKTLTAGSHAEHDGAPYCHIPCYGYLFGPKGVNIGDVGCYIYDPVEIKSK, encoded by the exons ATGAGCTGGACCTGCCCGCGTTGTCAGCAACCCGTTTTCTTTG CAGAGAAAGTGAGCTCCCTGGGCAAGAACTGGCACCCATTCTGCCTGAAATGTGAGCACTGCCACAGCGTCCTGTCCCCAGGAGGGCATGCAGAG CACAACGGAAGGCCGTATTGCCACAAACCATGCTATGGGGCTCTCTTTGGACCCAGAG GGGTGAACATTGGTGGTGTGGGCTCCTACCTCTACAAACCTCCCACTCCCACACCTGCCAGCATCACTCACCTTAGCCCCAGCAGCTTCAGCCCCCCCAGGCCCAGGACTGGCCTCCCTCAGGGCAAGAAAA GCCCTCCCCACATGAAGACATTCACTGGGGAGACCTCGTTGTGCCCAGGCTGTGAGGAACCCGTCTATTTTG CTGAGACGGTGATGTCTTTGGGCAGAAATTGGCACCGACCCTGTCTGAGGTGCCAGCGGTGCCGGAAGACCCTAACTGCTGGGAGTCACGCTGAG CATGACGGCGCCCCCTACTGCCACATTCCCTGCTATGGCTACCTGTTTGGCCCCAAAG GTGTGAACATTGGTGATGTGGGCTGCTACATCTATGACCCCGTGGAGATAAAATCTAAATGA
- the CRIP3 gene encoding cysteine-rich protein 3 isoform X4 — translation MSWTCPRCQQPVFFAEKVSSLGKNWHPFCLKCEHCHSVLSPGGHAEHNGRPYCHKPCYGALFGPRGVNIGGVGSYLYKPPTPTPASITHLSPSSFSPPRPRTGLPQGKKSPPHMKTFTGETSLCPGCEEPVYFAETVMSLGRNWHRPCLRCQRCRKTLTAGSHAEV, via the exons ATGAGCTGGACCTGCCCGCGTTGTCAGCAACCCGTTTTCTTTG CAGAGAAAGTGAGCTCCCTGGGCAAGAACTGGCACCCATTCTGCCTGAAATGTGAGCACTGCCACAGCGTCCTGTCCCCAGGAGGGCATGCAGAG CACAACGGAAGGCCGTATTGCCACAAACCATGCTATGGGGCTCTCTTTGGACCCAGAG GGGTGAACATTGGTGGTGTGGGCTCCTACCTCTACAAACCTCCCACTCCCACACCTGCCAGCATCACTCACCTTAGCCCCAGCAGCTTCAGCCCCCCCAGGCCCAGGACTGGCCTCCCTCAGGGCAAGAAAA GCCCTCCCCACATGAAGACATTCACTGGGGAGACCTCGTTGTGCCCAGGCTGTGAGGAACCCGTCTATTTTG CTGAGACGGTGATGTCTTTGGGCAGAAATTGGCACCGACCCTGTCTGAGGTGCCAGCGGTGCCGGAAGACCCTAACTGCTGGGAGTCACGCTGAG GTGTGA
- the CRIP3 gene encoding cysteine-rich protein 3 isoform X3, producing MSWTCPRCQQPVFFAEKVSSLGKNWHPFCLKCEHCHSVLSPGGHAEHNGRPYCHKPCYGALFGPRGVNIGGVGSYLYKPPTPTPASITHLSPSSFSPPRPRTGLPQGKKSPPHMKTFTGETSLCPGCEEPVYFAETVMSLGRNWHRPCLRCQRCRKTLTAGSHAEVLSILCVPYPVASQ from the exons ATGAGCTGGACCTGCCCGCGTTGTCAGCAACCCGTTTTCTTTG CAGAGAAAGTGAGCTCCCTGGGCAAGAACTGGCACCCATTCTGCCTGAAATGTGAGCACTGCCACAGCGTCCTGTCCCCAGGAGGGCATGCAGAG CACAACGGAAGGCCGTATTGCCACAAACCATGCTATGGGGCTCTCTTTGGACCCAGAG GGGTGAACATTGGTGGTGTGGGCTCCTACCTCTACAAACCTCCCACTCCCACACCTGCCAGCATCACTCACCTTAGCCCCAGCAGCTTCAGCCCCCCCAGGCCCAGGACTGGCCTCCCTCAGGGCAAGAAAA GCCCTCCCCACATGAAGACATTCACTGGGGAGACCTCGTTGTGCCCAGGCTGTGAGGAACCCGTCTATTTTG CTGAGACGGTGATGTCTTTGGGCAGAAATTGGCACCGACCCTGTCTGAGGTGCCAGCGGTGCCGGAAGACCCTAACTGCTGGGAGTCACGCTGAG